From the genome of Candidatus Hydrogenedentota bacterium, one region includes:
- a CDS encoding transketolase, with protein MLAKVGKAPFVLVAESQNIKTGLGLRYGTWLLERGFSPRYAHVGVSKPGHGGLHEHMYHQGLDPDSLLAKIKSLA; from the coding sequence GATGCTGGCGAAGGTCGGGAAGGCCCCCTTCGTCCTCGTGGCCGAGAGCCAGAACATCAAGACGGGCCTCGGCCTGCGCTACGGCACCTGGCTCCTCGAGCGCGGGTTCAGCCCCCGCTACGCCCACGTCGGCGTCTCCAAGCCCGGCCACGGCGGCCTCCACGAGCACATGTACCACCAGGGCCTCGACCCCGACAGCCTGCTCGCGAAGATTAAGTCCCTCGCCTGA